A stretch of the Candidatus Cetobacterium colombiensis genome encodes the following:
- the pnp gene encoding polyribonucleotide nucleotidyltransferase, giving the protein MFNEVSLSLEIGGRQLTLKTGKIARQSNGAVMVQYGDTILLSTVNRSKNAREGIDFFPLTVDYVEKYYSAGKFPGGFNKREARPSTNATLIARLIDRPIRPMFPEGFHYDVHVVNTTLSYDGVSTPDFMGIVGSSVALTVSDIPFMGPVAGVVVGMIDGEFILNPTPEQLKISDLDLTVAGSMDAINMVEAGAREVDEETMLKAIMFAHENIKKLCQFQKEFQELVGKEKIEFQAPEVMPIVKNFIDQNGTTKLKDAVLTTGKQARQDAVDQLEETLFEEFVTVNFEEEEVPAEVVAEFAKYYHDLMKELVRDAILYNKHRVDGRATTEIRDLAAEVNVLPIVHGSALFTRGETQALVVATLGTKEDEQLIDGLDEEYFKKFYLHYNFPPYSVGETGRMGAPGRRELGHGSLAERALSYVMPSVEDFPYTIRLVSEITESNGSSSQASICGGSLALMHAGVPIKEHVAGIAMGLIKKDDDYVVLTDIMGLEDHLGDMDFKVAGTKTGITALQMDMKIAGISEDIMRIALSQALTARLEILELMNNTILNTNELAPTVPRIHQMVIPKDKIAVLIGPGGKNIKGIIETTGATIDIEDDGRVSIFCKGLDVLDETIKLVNGYVKDVEVGEVYLGKVVNIAKFGAFMEILPGKEGLLHVSEISLERVANVEDVLKVGDTFEVKVISTENGKISLSRKKLLQEMTAE; this is encoded by the coding sequence ATGTTTAATGAAGTAAGTTTAAGTTTAGAAATAGGTGGAAGACAATTAACGTTAAAAACTGGAAAAATAGCTAGACAATCAAACGGTGCTGTTATGGTTCAGTATGGAGATACAATACTGTTAAGTACAGTAAATAGAAGTAAAAATGCTAGAGAAGGAATAGATTTCTTTCCTCTAACAGTAGACTATGTTGAAAAGTATTACTCAGCTGGAAAATTCCCAGGTGGTTTTAATAAAAGAGAGGCTAGACCATCAACAAATGCTACTTTAATAGCAAGATTAATAGATAGACCAATAAGACCAATGTTTCCTGAAGGATTTCATTATGATGTACATGTTGTAAATACAACATTATCTTATGATGGAGTATCAACTCCAGATTTTATGGGAATTGTGGGATCATCTGTAGCTCTTACTGTATCTGATATACCATTTATGGGGCCAGTTGCAGGAGTAGTTGTAGGTATGATAGATGGAGAGTTTATTTTAAATCCAACTCCAGAGCAATTAAAAATAAGTGATTTAGATTTAACAGTAGCAGGAAGTATGGATGCTATAAACATGGTAGAAGCGGGAGCAAGAGAAGTAGACGAAGAAACAATGCTAAAAGCTATTATGTTTGCTCATGAAAATATAAAGAAATTATGTCAGTTCCAAAAAGAGTTCCAAGAATTAGTAGGGAAAGAGAAAATAGAGTTCCAAGCTCCTGAGGTAATGCCAATCGTTAAGAATTTTATTGATCAAAATGGAACAACTAAGTTAAAGGATGCTGTTTTAACAACTGGAAAACAAGCAAGACAAGATGCAGTAGATCAATTAGAGGAAACTTTATTTGAAGAGTTTGTAACAGTAAACTTTGAAGAAGAAGAAGTTCCGGCAGAAGTAGTAGCAGAGTTTGCGAAATACTACCATGATTTAATGAAAGAATTAGTAAGAGATGCGATTTTATATAATAAGCATAGAGTAGATGGAAGAGCGACAACTGAGATTAGAGATTTAGCTGCAGAAGTTAATGTATTACCAATTGTTCATGGATCAGCATTATTTACAAGAGGAGAAACTCAAGCTTTAGTTGTAGCAACATTAGGAACAAAAGAGGATGAGCAATTAATAGATGGTTTAGATGAAGAGTACTTCAAAAAGTTCTATTTACACTATAACTTCCCTCCATACTCAGTTGGAGAGACAGGAAGAATGGGTGCTCCAGGAAGAAGAGAATTAGGACACGGATCATTAGCTGAAAGAGCATTAAGTTATGTTATGCCATCAGTAGAAGATTTCCCATATACAATTAGATTAGTATCAGAAATTACAGAATCTAATGGATCATCATCTCAAGCTTCAATTTGTGGAGGATCATTAGCTTTAATGCATGCAGGAGTGCCTATTAAAGAGCACGTAGCTGGTATAGCAATGGGTCTTATAAAAAAAGACGACGATTATGTTGTATTAACAGATATAATGGGTCTAGAAGATCACCTAGGAGATATGGACTTTAAAGTAGCAGGAACTAAAACTGGAATAACAGCATTACAAATGGATATGAAAATAGCTGGAATTTCTGAAGATATAATGAGAATAGCTTTAAGTCAAGCTTTAACAGCAAGATTGGAAATACTTGAGTTAATGAATAACACTATATTAAATACAAATGAATTAGCCCCTACAGTACCAAGAATTCACCAAATGGTAATTCCTAAAGATAAAATAGCTGTTCTTATAGGTCCTGGAGGAAAGAATATAAAAGGTATTATAGAAACTACAGGAGCTACTATCGATATAGAAGATGATGGAAGAGTTTCAATTTTCTGTAAAGGATTAGACGTTTTAGACGAAACTATAAAATTAGTAAATGGATATGTTAAAGACGTAGAAGTAGGAGAAGTTTACCTTGGAAAGGTAGTAAACATAGCTAAGTTTGGTGCATTTATGGAAATATTACCTGGAAAAGAAGGATTACTTCATGTTTCAGAAATTTCTTTAGAAAGAGTAGCTAATGTTGAGGATGTATTGAAAGTAGGAGATACATTTGAGGTTAAAGTTATTTCTACAGAAAATGGTAAAATTAGTTTAAGTAGAAAAAAATTATTACAGGAAATGACAGCTGAATAA
- the rimO gene encoding 30S ribosomal protein S12 methylthiotransferase RimO, giving the protein MKLGLISLGCSKNLVDSEHLIGLMVARKGFEITNDLEKADVVLVNTCGFIGDAKEESIQAILEVAEKKNSGNVKKIIVAGCLAQRYAEELISEIPEIDAVVGTGEIHKIEEIVDAILEDDKIVKCDSFEFLANAGTERILTTNPHTAYLKIAEGCNRRCTYCIIPQLRGNLRSRTIEDIVEEAKALAANGVREINLLAQETTEYGIDLYKKKALPDLLKELAKVEGIEWIRSYYMFPNSLTDELVEVIKNEPKVCKYFDIPIQHISGNILQNMARAKSGDHIKSILNKIRTEIPEATIRTTVIVGFPGETEEDFEELKEFVKEFKFDYVGVFKYSREEGTVAHDLENQVPEEIKEKRWAELTNLQAEIAEIKNRGMIGKVVEVMIDGISSESEFMLEGRTRGQALDIDGKVLTNDGTAKQGEIVKVKIEQNFEYDYIGAIVENEKK; this is encoded by the coding sequence ATGAAATTAGGTTTAATAAGTTTAGGTTGTAGTAAAAACTTGGTTGATAGTGAACATTTAATAGGGTTAATGGTGGCTAGAAAAGGGTTTGAAATAACAAATGATTTAGAGAAAGCAGATGTTGTTTTAGTTAATACATGTGGTTTTATAGGAGATGCAAAAGAAGAATCAATTCAAGCTATATTAGAAGTAGCTGAAAAAAAGAATAGTGGAAATGTAAAAAAAATAATTGTTGCAGGTTGTTTAGCTCAAAGATATGCAGAAGAATTAATTTCTGAAATTCCTGAAATAGATGCAGTTGTAGGAACAGGGGAAATACATAAAATAGAAGAAATTGTAGATGCAATTTTAGAAGATGATAAAATTGTTAAGTGTGATTCTTTTGAGTTCTTAGCAAATGCAGGAACAGAAAGAATACTAACTACAAATCCTCACACAGCTTATTTAAAGATAGCAGAAGGGTGCAATAGAAGGTGTACATACTGTATAATTCCTCAGTTAAGAGGAAACTTAAGAAGTAGAACAATTGAGGATATTGTAGAAGAAGCAAAAGCTTTAGCAGCAAATGGTGTAAGAGAAATAAATTTATTAGCACAAGAAACAACAGAATACGGAATAGATTTATATAAGAAAAAAGCTTTACCAGACTTACTTAAAGAATTAGCAAAAGTAGAAGGAATAGAATGGATTAGATCGTACTATATGTTCCCAAATTCTTTAACAGATGAATTAGTAGAAGTTATTAAAAATGAACCAAAAGTTTGTAAGTATTTTGATATACCTATTCAACATATTTCTGGAAATATACTTCAAAATATGGCAAGAGCAAAATCAGGAGATCATATAAAATCAATTTTAAACAAAATAAGAACAGAAATTCCTGAGGCAACAATAAGAACAACTGTTATTGTTGGTTTCCCTGGAGAAACAGAAGAGGATTTTGAAGAATTAAAAGAGTTTGTAAAAGAGTTTAAATTTGATTATGTTGGAGTATTTAAATATTCAAGAGAAGAAGGTACAGTAGCTCATGATTTAGAAAATCAAGTTCCAGAAGAGATTAAGGAAAAAAGATGGGCAGAGTTAACAAATTTACAAGCTGAAATTGCCGAAATAAAAAATAGAGGTATGATTGGTAAAGTTGTAGAGGTTATGATTGACGGGATATCTTCAGAGAGTGAATTTATGTTAGAAGGAAGAACTAGAGGACAGGCTTTAGATATAGATGGAAAAGTTTTAACAAACGATGGAACAGCTAAACAAGGAGAAATCGTTAAAGTAAAAATAGAACAGAATTTTGAATATGACTATATAGGGGCAATCGTAGAAAACGAAAAAAAATAG
- the pgsA gene encoding CDP-diacylglycerol--glycerol-3-phosphate 3-phosphatidyltransferase gives MNLPNKLTIIRLILAVPFIYFLQESANATHHTLYRMIAFGIFIFASLTDWLDGYIARKYNLITDLGKIMDPLADKILVISALVIFVKLDYIPSWMSIVVIAREFLISGIRTIAAAKGEVIPAGMLGKYKTTTQMIVIMIMLFFGLGNTPEKEGLYKSIYFYMTLVPVILTIWSGWEYSVKGKHYFLGDE, from the coding sequence TTGAATTTGCCAAATAAACTTACAATAATTAGATTAATATTAGCAGTACCATTTATATACTTTTTACAAGAATCAGCCAATGCTACTCATCATACATTGTATAGAATGATAGCTTTTGGTATCTTTATATTTGCATCACTAACGGATTGGTTGGATGGGTATATTGCAAGAAAATATAATTTAATAACTGATTTAGGTAAAATAATGGATCCTTTGGCAGATAAGATACTTGTTATTTCAGCATTAGTGATTTTTGTAAAATTAGATTATATTCCATCATGGATGTCTATTGTTGTTATAGCTAGAGAATTTTTAATCAGTGGAATCAGAACTATAGCTGCAGCAAAAGGAGAAGTTATTCCAGCTGGAATGTTAGGTAAGTATAAAACAACAACACAAATGATTGTTATAATGATTATGTTGTTCTTTGGGTTAGGAAACACTCCTGAAAAAGAGGGTCTATATAAAAGTATTTATTTTTATATGACACTAGTTCCAGTTATATTAACAATTTGGTCTGGATGGGAATATTCAGTAAAAGGAAAACATTATTTTTTAGGAGATGAATAA
- a CDS encoding YggT family protein, whose protein sequence is MGLIYRIINLAFEIMNILILIRIVISWLAPYSRNDFTNLVYAITEPILKPFRTLIPMGNVRIDLSPVLAYFALKILRYIIFYLL, encoded by the coding sequence ATGGGATTAATTTACAGAATAATAAATTTAGCTTTTGAAATTATGAATATACTTATATTAATAAGAATAGTAATCTCTTGGCTAGCACCATATTCAAGAAATGATTTTACAAATCTTGTATATGCCATAACAGAGCCAATTTTAAAGCCTTTTAGAACTTTAATACCAATGGGAAATGTTAGAATAGATTTATCACCAGTACTGGCTTACTTTGCTTTGAAGATTCTAAGATATATTATTTTTTATTTATTATAA